One region of Camelina sativa cultivar DH55 chromosome 6, Cs, whole genome shotgun sequence genomic DNA includes:
- the LOC104699391 gene encoding uncharacterized protein LOC104699391, with the protein MMTLYGQERSADATSNHRVETTETVVRDIHALTPTPEDNSRTMTTTLPPPPAFRGYFSPPRSTTTMSEGASSGENFTTISREFNALVIAGSSMENNEPTARNVTQREEERQHDLNLMRIHEERDHEVETNPLAIVPDQYPSPGLDPGSENRLLGLGESQGRVGTTTVQRVKREEVEAKITAWQTAKLAKINNRFKREDAVINGWVNEQVNKANSWMKKIEVIFFLV; encoded by the coding sequence ATGATGACTCTTTACGGTCAAGAAAGGTCAGCGGACGCCACAAGTAACCACCGGGTTGAGACGACGGAGACTGTCGTGAGAGACATCCACGCGCTAACTCCGACGCCGGAAGATAACTCCCGGACGATGACGACGACGTTGCCTCCACCGCCTGCTTTCCGAGGCTATTTTTCTCCGCCAAGGTCAACAACGACCATGAGCGAAGGAGCTTCTTCTGGCGAGAACTTCACGACTATAAGCAGAGAGTTCAACGCTCTAGTCATCGCTGGCTCCTCTATGGAAAACAACGAACCAACGGCTCGTAACGTCACGCAAcgtgaagaagagagacaacatGACTTGAACTTGATGAGGATTCACGAGGAGAGGGATCATGAAGTGGAGACGAATCCTTTGGCAATTGTGCCGGACCAGTATCCGAGTCCGGGTTTGGATCCTGGAAGTGAGAATAGGTTGTTGGGTCTGGGTGAAAGTCAAGGTCGGGTAGGGACGACGACGGTGCAAAGGGTGAAGAGGGAAGAGGTGGAAGCGAAGATAACGGCGTGGCAGACGGCAAAACTGGCTAAGATCAATAACAGGTTTAAGAGAGAAGACGCCGTTATTAACGGTTGGGTTAATGAACAAGTCAACAAGGCCAATTCTTGGATGAAAAAAATcgaggtaattttttttttggtttaa